ATTGAAACTACAGTTAGAGCTGATACGGCTCGCGGTTTTTTGGATATTGTTGAAGCTGGAATTCACAGACAGTTAAAAGATCGAAATTTTGACCTTCAAGATGCGGAAAAGCTGGCTGAAGAATGGACCTTAAAAAGATTTAAAGAAGAAAAATATCCGGTTGAAATTATCAGCAGAGAATGTTTTAATGTAATTCGAAATCGAAGAAATAAAGGACAGATAATAGAAGTGAAAGCACAGATTAAACCAGGACTGATTGCTGATTTGAAGGGGGGTAAGCTAATAATATGAGGAATCCAAAAAAATTAAAAGCTAAAAATAAAGTAGGGCTAATTTTTTTTCCTGCTTTTGACTGGGAAATTTCTCCGACTCACCCAGAAAGAAAAGAAAGGCTGCTTTATACCAGAGATCAAGTTTTTGAAGAAGGATTACTTGATATTGAAGGCATTTTAGAATTTAATCCTGAAATTGCTTCGGCAAAAGAAATTTCACGAGCCAATATTTGTGTTCCAGATGTTGATAGTGTGGCCTCTGAACCGCATAAAATTTCAGCTGGGGGAGCAATTAAAGCGGCTGATTTAGTTTTAGAGGGGAAAGTAGATAAAGCTTTTGCCCTTGTGCGGCCACCAGGTCACCATGCTCATCGGGTGGTTCATGGTGCTCGAGGCTTTTGTAATATTAATAATGAGGCAATTATGGTTGAATCAATTCGCAATAAATATCCAAATAAAAAAATTGCTTTTGTGGATACTGACGCCCATCATGCTGATGGAACTCAGGAAATATTTTATCATGATCCGAATGTGCTTCATATTTCTTTACACCAGGACGGAAGGACTCTTTTTCCCGGTTCAGGTTTTGTTAATGAATTAGGAGGGCCAACAGCTTATGCAAAAACTTTAAATATTCCCCTGCCTCCCGGATGCTCTGATCAGGGGCTGCTTTATGTTATAAATGAATTTGTTTTACCGGTTTTAAATGATTTTCAGCCTGATTTAATTATCAATGCGGCCGGTCAAGACAATCATTATTCGGATCCTTTAACAAATATGAACATTTCTGCTAAAGGCTATGCAAAAATGAATGATCTTTTAGATCCTGATCTGGCTGTACTTCAGGGAGGATATTCAATAGAAAGTGCTCTTCCTTATATTAATGTGGGTTTAATCCTGGCCATGGCTGGTTTAGATTACAGTTCTGTAGAAGAGCCTGATTATGATCCAGAAATTTTAAAAGAAGATCAGAGCCTTATTAAAGAGATCAAAGAAACAGTGGCAGAGTTAAAAAAGATCTGGAAAAATAGAGAAAACAAAAATCTAGAAGAAATTTATGGTGACTACTCTACATTTTACAGCAGAGATAAAAGCATATTTTATGATACAGCTGGAATTAATGAAAAACAGAGCGAAAAAGTTAGAGTCTGTAATCAATGTCAGGGTTATTTGATAATTGATTCTAAAGCAGGAAAGAGTAGTTTTAGCAGCAATCAGGTAATGGCAGTTTCTATTCCTAAACTGGTTTGTGATCAATGTTATCAAGAAGCCAGAGAAAAATTTGATAATTTAAAAAACGAATATGAGTCTGTTTATTTACAGGATTTAAAAGCAGATGAATATCTCAGAAATTAATTAGATTTTTATTCTATTAAATTCAAAGGATAATTATATTTTATAAAGAATTAGTATATAATAAGGGGAATTGTTTATGTGAACTGATAATGTTTAAAAGGGGATGATTGAATGAATATGAAGAACATAACTGATAAAAATATTGATTTAAAAAAATTATTAAAAAAATTAGCGAATCAGACTCCTGGTGCTTTATATCAGTTTAACTTTTATCCAGAGGATGAAACTATGTTTTGTTCCTATATTTCTGAAGGAGTTTATGAAATTTTTGAACTCTATCCGGAAGAAGTTCTGGAAGATGTTAACAAAGTTTTTGCAAGGATTCATCCCGATGATAAAAATCAGATTATGAATTCAATCAGAGAATCCACAGCTCAATTAAAGTTATGGAAGGAAACATTTAGAGTAGTACTGCCTCAAAAAGGAGAAAGATGGATCCAAGGAAACGCCAAACCTGAAAAAATGGATGACGGCTGTATATTATGGCATGGAAATCTTATTGATATCAGTGAGGAAAAAGAATGGAAAAAGGAAATAGAGATTTATGCTAAAGCACTTAAAAACATTTCTGATTCAGTTGTAATTACAGATAAAGATTTTAAGATTGAGTATATTAATAAAGCAGCCAAAAAATTATTTGGTTATTCACCGGATGAACTAAAAGGTGAAAGTCCAGGTGTTTTTAATTCGGAAACTCATGCAGATAATATCCAAAAAAAATTATATAAAAAAATATCCAGAGGTGAAGTTTATCAAGGGGAGTTATTATACAAAAGAAAAGATGGGTCGAATTTTATTTGTGATATGAAAATAACTCCTTTAACTAATGAAAATGAAGAAATATATGCCTATATCGGGATTCAAAGAGATATTACTGCTAAGAAAAACAAACAGCAAGAAATTGAATTCCAGCTTAAATTCCAAAAAACATTATCTGATGTTTCCAGTGATTTACTTAATATAAATAGTGCTAATATAGATAGAAAAATTAACAGTGCTTTAAAAAAGATTGGACATTTTTTTAATATTGACAGAAGCTATATTTTTCAGTTTTCAAATAATTATGATTTTGTGTCAAATACTCATGAATGGTGTAAAAAAGGAATAGAAGCACAAATAGACAAATTACAGAATATAAATGTTAATAATTTTAGCTGGGCTATGAATAAATTATATAACAATCAGGTTATAAATATAAAAGACATAGAAAATATGGACATTAATAAAAAAGCTGAAAAGAAATTATTAAAAGAACTGAATTTAAAATCGATTGTTATTATGCCAATGCATATTGAAAATGAATTATTTGGGTTTTTTGGTTTTGATTTTGTAGAAGAAAAAAGAGCTTTTTCAAAAGATGAAATTAGGCTTTTAAGAATTTTTACTGATTTTATAACTAATGCTTTTTTAAAACATATTGATTATCAAAAGATTAAAGAGTTAACTTATCATGATAGTTTAACTGGATTATATAATAGAAGATTTTTCGTAGAAGAATTAAAACGACTTGATACTAAAAGACAGCTTCCGATTTCTATAATAGTAGCTGATATTGATGGATTAAAAATTATTAATGATAGTTTTGGCCATCAAAAAGGTGATTGTTTAATTAAGAAAAGTGCTGATTTAATAAAAAATGACATCAGAGACGAAGATATACTAGCTCGTCACGGGGGAGACGAATTTGCAATATTACTGCCTCAAACCTCAGGCGAAGAAGCTGAAAACATAGTTTCAAGAATTAAAAACAATACTAAAAAAAGCAGCAGTTATAAATTCAATATTTCTATATCTTTTGGTATTGCGACAAAAAATAAGATTGAAGAGGATATAAACGAAATTTTTAAATTAGCTGATGATAAAATGTACCAGAATAAACTATCAGAAAACAAAAGTATTAAAAATAAAATTGTTCAGGGCTTAATAAGTACTTTAGAAGTAAAAAGTAATGAAACAAAAGAACACACAGTTAGAATGACCAAATTATCTTTAAATTTTGCTAATTATTTAAATTTGTCTAATTCTGAAATCAATAGATTATCTCTGCTTTCAAATTTACATGATATTGGAAAAATAACAGTAGATGATAAAATATTAAAAAAATCAGAAAAATTAACTGAAGAAGAATGGGAAGCAATGAAAAAGCATTCTGAAGCTGGTTATAATATTGCAAATTCTTCCGAAGAATTTGCTTTGGTCGCAGAAGAAATTTATTCTCATCACGAAAGATGGGATGGTAATGGTTATCCTCGAGGTTTAAAAGGAAAAGAAATCCCGTTTTTAGCTCGAGTTATTTTTCTGATAGACACTTATGATGTAATTACTAGCGGAAGACCATATAAAAAAGAGATGAGCAGGTCAGAGGCTTTAAAAGAGATTGAAAATTGTGCAGGAAGTCAATTTGATCCTGAGTTAGCAGCGGATTTTATTGATTTTATTAAAGAAAAATATTAGGTCTTAAATATAAATTTAAATCTATGTGGAAAAGGTGGTTTAATGTATATAGTAAGTTCATGTCTTGCGGGTATCAATTGTCGTTATGATGGTGGTAATAATTTAAACGAAAAAGTTGTTAAATTAGTTAAAGAAGGTAAAGCAATTCCAGTTTGTCCCGAGATATTGGGAGGCTTAGAAACTCCAAGAACACCTTCGGAAATAATTAGGGATGAAGCTGGGAATAGAAAAGTTGTAAATAAAAATGGGGAAGATGTAACAACAGAATTTATAAAGGGCGCAATGAAAACAGTTTCAATTGCTAAAATTGTGGAGGCTGATCAAGCAATAATGAAAAAAAACAGTCCTTCCTGTGGTTATGGTAAAATTTACGATGGTACTTTTAACAATAATTTAGTTGAAGGAAATGGGATTACAGTAGATCTGTTAATTGAAAACGGAATAGAAATTCTGACAGTTGACGATTTAGATTAAGTTGTAATTTCTGTAGTTTAGACTAAGTTATAAGTTCTGTAGTGGGGTGTTAAATGATGAAGAATATTTTAATCACTGGTTCTACTGATGGTATTGGCAGAGAAACAGCAAAACAACTGGCTGAAAAAAATAACAGGATAATTATCCATGGGCAGAATATAAATAAAGCCCAAAGGGTAAAAAAAGAACTGAATAAAATCAATCCTAAAGTTGAACCTAAAATTACAATAGCGGATCTTGAATCACAAACAGAAGTTTTAGATTTAGCTGTTAAATTACAGCAGGAAGAAGAAAAAATTGATGTTTTGATAAATAATGCAGGTATCTACAAAAACAAGCTGGAGTTTACTGAAGAAAAAATTGAAAAGACTATAGCAGTTAATTATCATTCTCACTTTATTTTAACATTACTGCTTATTCCTTTAATAGAAAAATCAGAAGATCCTAGAATTATTAATCTATCCTCAATGGTTCATGCCCACAATTTAGATCCAGAAAAAATATGGGATCCAGTTGATTTTAATGGTAGTCAGGCCTATTCTGATTCTAAATTAGCAATTATATTATTTACTTTTAAACTGAATAGAGTCTTAGATGAAGTTTCAGTTAACTGTCTTCACCCGGGGGTAATAAATACTAAGTTACTGCAAAAAGGTTGGGGAGGCGGCGGTTTATCTGTAGAACAAGGGGCAAAAACCTCTGTTTATCTAGCAGAATCTGAACAGGTTAAAGATGAAAGTGGTAACTATTATATTAATAAAAAGAGAAAGAAGCCTGCAGCTGCTGCTTATAATAAGGAACTGCAGAATGAATTTTGGAATAAGAGTTTTGAGATGATAAAATATCAGGAAATTTTAAATAAGATTCCTGATCGGCTTATAAAGGCATGATTTTTAACTAATTATATATAGTAAGAAATGATGAATGAATATGTGATATTTATAAAATATTAAATTTGATTGTGCAGGCAGCTAATAATAAAGTTCGTTTTAAATATTCAGAATATTAAAAAATAAGAAAGGGGAGGATTAAAATAATTTTGTTTTAAATTTTTATTTCACTAATTGTCGGTTAAATATTTTCAAATTATCAAAGGGGGAAAAATAATGAGTCCAAAAGTATCAATAAGCAAATTTGATTCTTTAAAAGGAAATGAAGAATTTATTGGTGGTGAGTTTAAGCGATATGATGAAGATATTTCGGCAATAAAAGAAAAATTACGTGATCTAATTGAAAAAAGTGTGGGTAGTATTGATAATCTGATTAAAACTGGGGACCGAGTTTTGATAAAACCTAATCTTGCTTTTTTAGCACCGCCGGAAAGCTTTTCTGTTGTAGATCCTCGAGTAATTGAAGCTCTTGTTTCTCTTTTAAAAGAAGAATCAAAAGCAGGAGAAGTATGGGTTGGAGATAACCCTTCATTAGGTAAACATGTTGGAAGAGCTAAACCTGCCTTTAAAGCGGCAGAAATGGAACAGGCTGCTTATAGAGGTGGTGCTGATAAAGTTCTATATTTTGATGAAGAATCTTCAATAGAAATTGATATTCCAATGGCTAAAGTTTTTAAAAAAGCATCTGTCTTTAGACCAATAATTGATGCTGATGTCTTAATTAATCTGCCAAAGATGAAAACTCACTTAGGTGGAACTGTCACTCTAGGCTTAAAAAACTGGCAGGGAATTATACCTAATGTACATCCATCTGGTCAGCAGCAGGATACCCATAGAATAGATCTTGACCAAAAAATAGCTGATCTATTAAGAATTAGAAAAGCAGATTTAACAATTGTTGATGGAATTATTGCAATGGAAGGTCAGGGGCCTCATGCAGGAACTCCTTTGGAAATGAATCTTTTAATTGCTGGAAAAGATACTGTAGCAGTTGATTCGGTTACTTCCTATATTATGGGCTATGAGCCTCATGAAGTACCTTCAACTCAGATAGCTTTTTCTGAAGGTCAGGGAGAAATGAGATTAGATAAAATTGAAATTGATGGAGTTAGCTTAGAAAGCGTAAGAAGGTTCTTTAAAAGACCGGCCAGTAATCCTGTTGGATTGATACCTGGAATAGATGTCTTGATTCAGCAGACATGTCCTGGTTGTTATAAATATATCAGAGGAGCTTTGGACAGCTTCAGTCAGAGTCTAGATACTGAGAAGTTTGTTGAAGAAAATGGAGAATCATTAATAATTGCCGGAGGAGTTCCTTCATTAGATTACACGGATGCAGAAGGCAAACACTTATTTGTAATTGGTGACTGTTGGAAGAAATTTGAATCACGAGCGGAAGTAGAAAAGGCTATGGAGGTTGCAGAAACAGTTACAGAATATCCAGGTTGTGCCCCAATTTATGTCTTTGCTCAATTAAATACTGACTTAGCGGCAATGAATAGTTAACTAGTTGAATATAAAAAGAATTTTTTCACTATGTTTTAAATAAAAAATTAAATAATTGATCAAAGGCTTGAACTCTAGGTAAGGAAGAGTTTAAGCCTTTTTTTATTTTTAAAATTTTTTTGACAATTATGAATTAATGTGCTAGACTATCATTAAGACAATTGTAAAACTAAATGACAATTGTCACAAAGGAGTAATAAAATGAATGTTAATAAGAAAACGAAAGTAAAAATAGCTAGATATTATTATCATGAAGGATTTACTCAGACTAAAATTGCTGAAAAATTATCGATACCAAGACAAACAGTTAATAAAATTGTAAAAAATTTAGTTGATGATGGTATTGTTAGAATAGAAATAATTGAAGGACCATATTTTAATACAGAATTAGAAAATAAATTAGAAAAAAAGTATAAATTAAAGCAGGTAATTTTAGTGGATTATGATGATCCAGAAGAAATAAATAATTTACTTGGAAAAAAAGGAGCAAATTTTTTCGAATCATTACTAAATTCTAATACAAAAGTTGGATTATCCTGGGGTAATACTCTTTCCTCTTTTGCATCTAATTTGACTAAGAAAAACTATAAAGATGTTACTGTTGTTCAATTGGTTGGAGGTTCAAATAATCTTGATAATTCAATTAAAGCGGATGAAATAACAAGAATTACAGCTGAAAAAATTGGAGGGAACTCTTGTCTTTTATATGCTCCTTCGCATGTTCAAAACAAAAAAACCAAAGAAGCATTTCTTTCAGAAGAAAATATTGAAAATGTTTTTAATGAAATGAATGATTGTGATATGGCTGTAGTTGGAATAGGAGAAATGAGTGAGAATGCAACTCTTTTCAAAGGTAAATATTTATCAAAAGGTCATTATGAAGAATTACTTGCAGCTGATTGTGTAGGAGATATTTGCTCCCGCTATTTTGATAGTGAAGGGAAAATTGTTAACCATCCTATCAATAATACTGTAATTGGGATTGATATAGAAAAATTAAAAGATATTCCAGTTGTAATTGGAATTGCAGGAGGAGAAAATAAACATAAGGCAATTTCTGGAGCTTTAAAAGGTAATTTTTTAGATATATTAATCACAACCACTGATGTAGCTAAAAAATTAGTTGGAGAGGAGGTTTAATATTGAAAAACAATTTGCTTCTTGGAATAGATGCAGGAACTACAAAAATTAAAACAACTATTTATGATGAAAATGGAAATATAGTATCAAAAAATGAAGAAAAAAATCAACTTATTGATTATGGTGATGGAAGAGTAGAACAGGATATGGATTTATTATGGGATAAAGTTGCCAGGTGTATAAATAATCTGCTGAAAAATAACAATATTGATGCTTCAAATATAAAAGCTATAGGTTTATCAGGACAAGGTGAGGGCTGCTGGTTAGTAGATGAATTAGGAAATCCATCTGGAAATGCAATATTGTGGTCAGATAGTAGAGCCCAAATTGTTTCAGAAAATATAGCAAATGATAAAAAATTGTTATCTCTTTATCGTAAAAGCACAGGATCATTTCCTTTTGCTGGAGCTCAAATCATTATTTTGAAATGGCTCGCTGCTAATAGACCAAAGCTGCTTAAAAAAAGCAAGCATTTATTTTTTGCTAAAGATTGGTTACGATTTAAGTTAACTGGGGAAGCAGCAATTGAATATACTGATGCATCTACTTCAATAATTGATTTGTCAGAAAAAAAAATAGCTTCAAAATTATTTAAAGAATTGCAAATTGATGATCACTTAAGATTATTACCTCAATTAAAAAAATCAGATCAAATTGCAGGATATATTAATAAAAAATCAGCGGTGGAAACAGGATTAAGTGAAGGTACACCTGTGATTGCTGGTTTGATGGATATTGTGGCAACAGCTTTGGGGACAGGTGCAGTTTCTAAAAATGATTGCTGCACTATTTTGGGGACAACCTGTTGTAATGAAATTGTTACCAACAAATTTGATCCAAAAGAAAAAAGTGTATCTGGTTATGAAATTCATGCACTGAATAAAAATTATTTAAATGTAATGGCTACAATGTCTGGGACTCCTAATTTAGATTGGTTTCTTGATAAATTTATGGAAGATAT
Above is a window of Halanaerobium saccharolyticum subsp. saccharolyticum DSM 6643 DNA encoding:
- a CDS encoding histone deacetylase family protein, which encodes MRNPKKLKAKNKVGLIFFPAFDWEISPTHPERKERLLYTRDQVFEEGLLDIEGILEFNPEIASAKEISRANICVPDVDSVASEPHKISAGGAIKAADLVLEGKVDKAFALVRPPGHHAHRVVHGARGFCNINNEAIMVESIRNKYPNKKIAFVDTDAHHADGTQEIFYHDPNVLHISLHQDGRTLFPGSGFVNELGGPTAYAKTLNIPLPPGCSDQGLLYVINEFVLPVLNDFQPDLIINAAGQDNHYSDPLTNMNISAKGYAKMNDLLDPDLAVLQGGYSIESALPYINVGLILAMAGLDYSSVEEPDYDPEILKEDQSLIKEIKETVAELKKIWKNRENKNLEEIYGDYSTFYSRDKSIFYDTAGINEKQSEKVRVCNQCQGYLIIDSKAGKSSFSSNQVMAVSIPKLVCDQCYQEAREKFDNLKNEYESVYLQDLKADEYLRN
- a CDS encoding diguanylate cyclase, which produces MNMKNITDKNIDLKKLLKKLANQTPGALYQFNFYPEDETMFCSYISEGVYEIFELYPEEVLEDVNKVFARIHPDDKNQIMNSIRESTAQLKLWKETFRVVLPQKGERWIQGNAKPEKMDDGCILWHGNLIDISEEKEWKKEIEIYAKALKNISDSVVITDKDFKIEYINKAAKKLFGYSPDELKGESPGVFNSETHADNIQKKLYKKISRGEVYQGELLYKRKDGSNFICDMKITPLTNENEEIYAYIGIQRDITAKKNKQQEIEFQLKFQKTLSDVSSDLLNINSANIDRKINSALKKIGHFFNIDRSYIFQFSNNYDFVSNTHEWCKKGIEAQIDKLQNINVNNFSWAMNKLYNNQVINIKDIENMDINKKAEKKLLKELNLKSIVIMPMHIENELFGFFGFDFVEEKRAFSKDEIRLLRIFTDFITNAFLKHIDYQKIKELTYHDSLTGLYNRRFFVEELKRLDTKRQLPISIIVADIDGLKIINDSFGHQKGDCLIKKSADLIKNDIRDEDILARHGGDEFAILLPQTSGEEAENIVSRIKNNTKKSSSYKFNISISFGIATKNKIEEDINEIFKLADDKMYQNKLSENKSIKNKIVQGLISTLEVKSNETKEHTVRMTKLSLNFANYLNLSNSEINRLSLLSNLHDIGKITVDDKILKKSEKLTEEEWEAMKKHSEAGYNIANSSEEFALVAEEIYSHHERWDGNGYPRGLKGKEIPFLARVIFLIDTYDVITSGRPYKKEMSRSEALKEIENCAGSQFDPELAADFIDFIKEKY
- a CDS encoding DUF523 domain-containing protein, coding for MYIVSSCLAGINCRYDGGNNLNEKVVKLVKEGKAIPVCPEILGGLETPRTPSEIIRDEAGNRKVVNKNGEDVTTEFIKGAMKTVSIAKIVEADQAIMKKNSPSCGYGKIYDGTFNNNLVEGNGITVDLLIENGIEILTVDDLD
- a CDS encoding SDR family NAD(P)-dependent oxidoreductase, whose protein sequence is MKNILITGSTDGIGRETAKQLAEKNNRIIIHGQNINKAQRVKKELNKINPKVEPKITIADLESQTEVLDLAVKLQQEEEKIDVLINNAGIYKNKLEFTEEKIEKTIAVNYHSHFILTLLLIPLIEKSEDPRIINLSSMVHAHNLDPEKIWDPVDFNGSQAYSDSKLAIILFTFKLNRVLDEVSVNCLHPGVINTKLLQKGWGGGGLSVEQGAKTSVYLAESEQVKDESGNYYINKKRKKPAAAAYNKELQNEFWNKSFEMIKYQEILNKIPDRLIKA
- a CDS encoding DUF362 domain-containing protein, with amino-acid sequence MSPKVSISKFDSLKGNEEFIGGEFKRYDEDISAIKEKLRDLIEKSVGSIDNLIKTGDRVLIKPNLAFLAPPESFSVVDPRVIEALVSLLKEESKAGEVWVGDNPSLGKHVGRAKPAFKAAEMEQAAYRGGADKVLYFDEESSIEIDIPMAKVFKKASVFRPIIDADVLINLPKMKTHLGGTVTLGLKNWQGIIPNVHPSGQQQDTHRIDLDQKIADLLRIRKADLTIVDGIIAMEGQGPHAGTPLEMNLLIAGKDTVAVDSVTSYIMGYEPHEVPSTQIAFSEGQGEMRLDKIEIDGVSLESVRRFFKRPASNPVGLIPGIDVLIQQTCPGCYKYIRGALDSFSQSLDTEKFVEENGESLIIAGGVPSLDYTDAEGKHLFVIGDCWKKFESRAEVEKAMEVAETVTEYPGCAPIYVFAQLNTDLAAMNS
- a CDS encoding sugar-binding transcriptional regulator; protein product: MNVNKKTKVKIARYYYHEGFTQTKIAEKLSIPRQTVNKIVKNLVDDGIVRIEIIEGPYFNTELENKLEKKYKLKQVILVDYDDPEEINNLLGKKGANFFESLLNSNTKVGLSWGNTLSSFASNLTKKNYKDVTVVQLVGGSNNLDNSIKADEITRITAEKIGGNSCLLYAPSHVQNKKTKEAFLSEENIENVFNEMNDCDMAVVGIGEMSENATLFKGKYLSKGHYEELLAADCVGDICSRYFDSEGKIVNHPINNTVIGIDIEKLKDIPVVIGIAGGENKHKAISGALKGNFLDILITTTDVAKKLVGEEV
- a CDS encoding FGGY-family carbohydrate kinase — translated: MKNNLLLGIDAGTTKIKTTIYDENGNIVSKNEEKNQLIDYGDGRVEQDMDLLWDKVARCINNLLKNNNIDASNIKAIGLSGQGEGCWLVDELGNPSGNAILWSDSRAQIVSENIANDKKLLSLYRKSTGSFPFAGAQIIILKWLAANRPKLLKKSKHLFFAKDWLRFKLTGEAAIEYTDASTSIIDLSEKKIASKLFKELQIDDHLRLLPQLKKSDQIAGYINKKSAVETGLSEGTPVIAGLMDIVATALGTGAVSKNDCCTILGTTCCNEIVTNKFDPKEKSVSGYEIHALNKNYLNVMATMSGTPNLDWFLDKFMEDIVEKSRKENFDLFNFLEEKMKNIEPGSGGIIYHPYISPSGERAPFSDKNACSQFFGLSTKATRFHLLRAVYEGVAYSIRDCLDNSPQVKKIYLTGGGAKSKFWAQIISDVSGKVVYRVEDPDPASRGTALLAGLAVGVYSDINSVIEKVNNINEKLVPNLEKHKLYSKLYKIYLKSRKLNKDLWEARAKLMEKGDIS